Proteins found in one Thermovenabulum gondwanense genomic segment:
- a CDS encoding DUF4846 domain-containing protein, with protein sequence MKKRRIILIIMLAVLLLTACEKMINEEKNFIKNPEKPLERKADDFINEEGKTIKERIIVPQGFERIKLPEDSFGEYLRNLPLKPHGSKVKYYNGFVKLRDVHVAVIDMDVGQRDLMQCADSVIRLRAEYLYKRGYYDKIHFNFTNGFRADYKKWREGYRIRVEGNNTSWVKKESYNGDYTTFRKYLDMVFAYAGTLSLSKEMKRVSLEDLSIGDVFLEGGSPGHCVIVVDMAENKNTGEKIFLLAQGYMPAQEIHVLKNPENSDDNPWYSVNFKDKLYTPDYVFTKEQIYRFEE encoded by the coding sequence ATGAAAAAGAGAAGAATAATTTTAATTATTATGCTTGCGGTTTTACTTTTAACCGCATGCGAAAAAATGATTAACGAAGAGAAAAATTTTATAAAAAATCCAGAAAAGCCTTTAGAAAGAAAGGCCGATGATTTCATAAATGAAGAAGGAAAGACTATTAAGGAAAGAATTATAGTACCGCAAGGATTTGAGAGAATAAAACTCCCGGAAGATTCCTTTGGAGAGTATTTGAGAAATTTGCCCTTAAAACCCCATGGTTCCAAGGTTAAGTATTATAACGGTTTTGTAAAACTAAGGGATGTGCATGTAGCCGTAATTGATATGGACGTGGGACAAAGGGATTTAATGCAATGCGCCGATTCGGTGATAAGGCTCAGGGCTGAGTATCTTTATAAAAGGGGCTATTACGATAAAATTCACTTTAATTTTACCAACGGTTTTCGGGCAGATTATAAAAAGTGGCGGGAAGGTTACAGGATAAGGGTGGAAGGGAATAACACAAGCTGGGTTAAAAAGGAAAGCTATAACGGTGATTACACGACTTTCAGGAAATACCTGGACATGGTCTTTGCCTACGCCGGGACTCTCTCTCTGTCAAAGGAGATGAAAAGGGTCTCTTTGGAGGATTTAAGCATCGGCGACGTATTCCTCGAAGGGGGAAGCCCCGGCCACTGCGTAATTGTAGTTGACATGGCGGAGAATAAAAACACAGGTGAGAAAATATTTCTTTTGGCCCAGGGTTATATGCCCGCCCAGGAAATACATGTGCTGAAAAATCCGGAAAATAGTGATGATAACCCCTGGTATTCTGTAAATTTTAAGGATAAACTATATACCCCTGATTATGTATTTACAAAAGAACAAATATACCGGTTTGAGGAATAG
- a CDS encoding GntR family transcriptional regulator, which produces MNIIISNSSQEPIYEQIVRQIKNMIMKGEIAEGEMLPSIRSLAKELQISVITVKRAYQELENDGYIVTVHGKGSFIAVKNKELLKEMRLKIVEEKLEEAVMAGKSIELSLEEMQEMLKILYEEG; this is translated from the coding sequence ATGAATATAATCATTTCGAATTCCTCGCAGGAGCCTATATACGAGCAAATAGTTCGGCAGATTAAAAACATGATAATGAAGGGAGAAATTGCGGAAGGAGAGATGCTGCCTTCCATCAGGAGCCTGGCAAAGGAACTGCAAATAAGCGTAATTACGGTAAAAAGGGCATATCAGGAGTTAGAAAACGATGGGTATATAGTAACCGTTCACGGCAAGGGTTCTTTTATAGCGGTAAAGAATAAAGAGCTTTTGAAGGAAATGAGGTTAAAGATCGTGGAGGAAAAATTGGAAGAAGCTGTAATGGCCGGAAAATCCATCGAGCTTTCTTTGGAAGAAATGCAGGAAATGTTAAAAATTCTTTACGAGGAGGGATAA
- a CDS encoding ABC transporter ATP-binding protein produces the protein MAPILEVKNLRKNFKDFSLKDISFTLDRGYIMGFIGPNGAGKTTTIKLIMNLLKKDSGEVKIFGYNNDDADKEIEIKNKIGFVFGESIFYEELTVEEMKGIIAPFYKNWDERVFNDLIRDFSLPKRKKIKELSKGMKIKFSLAVALSHNAELLIMDEPISGLDPIVRSELLDFLSEFIQDENKSVFISTHITSDLDKIADYITFINDGSIVFSSPKDDIFEYYSIVKGPKDILDEDIKKYFVGIRENKFGFEGLVKERETAKILLQDKVIFERPCLEDIMFYFTRGKINV, from the coding sequence ATGGCTCCCATTTTGGAGGTTAAAAACCTGAGAAAGAATTTTAAAGATTTTTCTTTAAAGGATATAAGCTTTACTTTGGATAGAGGGTATATAATGGGGTTTATAGGCCCAAATGGAGCAGGAAAGACCACAACGATTAAGCTCATTATGAATTTACTCAAAAAGGATTCAGGAGAAGTAAAAATTTTTGGGTACAACAATGATGATGCGGATAAGGAAATAGAAATAAAAAACAAAATAGGTTTTGTTTTTGGGGAAAGTATTTTTTACGAAGAACTTACCGTTGAGGAAATGAAGGGTATAATAGCACCCTTTTATAAAAATTGGGATGAAAGGGTTTTTAATGATTTGATACGGGATTTTTCTTTGCCGAAAAGAAAAAAGATAAAGGAATTATCAAAGGGTATGAAGATTAAGTTCTCCCTTGCCGTAGCATTATCCCATAATGCGGAACTTTTAATAATGGATGAACCTATTTCCGGCCTTGATCCCATTGTGAGAAGCGAATTGCTGGATTTCCTATCCGAATTCATCCAGGATGAAAATAAATCGGTTTTTATATCTACCCATATCACTTCAGATTTGGATAAAATAGCGGATTATATAACCTTTATAAATGACGGAAGTATAGTATTTTCCAGTCCCAAGGATGATATTTTTGAATATTATTCGATAGTTAAAGGACCAAAAGATATTCTTGACGAGGATATCAAAAAATATTTTGTAGGTATAAGAGAGAATAAGTTTGGCTTTGAGGGGCTTGTTAAGGAAAGGGAGACTGCCAAAATATTATTGCAAGATAAGGTTATTTTTGAAAGGCCCTGCCTTGAGGATATTATGTTTTATTTTACAAGGGGGAAGATAAATGTTTAA
- a CDS encoding ABC-2 transporter permease, producing the protein MFNLIKKDILVQKFTLIYGIVNTLIIILAFQQVGEAMFPACVVALSYIMLQSACAYDDKSNADILLNILPCKRSTVVFARYLSVFAFAVISIFYYAVITGILKILFLPLKLYSITLEGIVGAMFSLIFINSFYLPVFFKMGYYRSKMLNIFLFFAMFFSIGWIIPALKNYFWILESFNDTYIITALIVFAVIIYGVSFLVSVKIYERREF; encoded by the coding sequence ATGTTTAATCTTATTAAAAAGGATATATTGGTTCAAAAGTTTACCTTGATATATGGCATAGTTAATACTTTAATAATAATATTGGCTTTTCAACAGGTGGGAGAGGCTATGTTCCCCGCTTGCGTGGTAGCGTTATCTTACATAATGCTGCAATCAGCCTGTGCTTATGATGATAAAAGTAATGCGGATATTTTATTGAACATTCTTCCATGTAAAAGAAGTACCGTTGTTTTTGCAAGATATTTATCGGTTTTTGCTTTTGCTGTTATTTCGATATTTTATTATGCGGTAATTACCGGTATTTTAAAAATTCTTTTCTTGCCTTTAAAATTATACTCCATAACATTGGAGGGGATTGTAGGGGCTATGTTTTCCCTTATCTTCATAAACAGCTTTTATCTTCCTGTATTTTTTAAAATGGGATATTACAGGTCAAAAATGTTAAATATTTTTCTATTTTTCGCGATGTTCTTTAGCATAGGGTGGATTATTCCTGCATTAAAAAATTACTTTTGGATTTTAGAAAGTTTTAATGATACTTATATAATTACAGCCTTAATAGTTTTTGCAGTTATTATATACGGGGTTTCCTTTCTGGTATCGGTAAAAATTTATGAACGAAGGGAATTTTGA